One Arthrobacter sp. FW306-07-I genomic window carries:
- the atpD gene encoding F0F1 ATP synthase subunit beta, which translates to MTATATEHVAATSGASGRIARVIGPVVDVEFPADAIPSIYNALTTEITLNGVTKTITFETSQHLGDNLVRAISLQATDGLVRGTSVVDTGAPISVPVGDGVKGHIFNVLGQPLDVAESELEITERWPIHRKAPSFASLEGSTEMLETGIKVIDLLTPYIKGGKIGLFGGAGVGKTVLIQEMITRVARNFGGTSVFAGVGERTREGNDLWVEMEEAGVLKDTALVFGQMDEPPGTRLRVALSALTMAEYFRDVQNQDVLLFIDNIFRFTQAGSEVSTLLGRMPSAVGYQPNLADEMGLLQERITSTKGHSITSMQAIYVPADDYTDPAPATTFAHLDATTELSREIASRGLYPAVDPLTSTSRILDPQYIGKDHYNTAVRVKQILQKNKELQDIIAILGVDELSEEDKIVVSRARRIQQFLSQNTYTAKQFTGVEGSTVSIKDTVEGFAAICDGELDHIAEQAFFNVGGLDDVERQWAKIQEQTK; encoded by the coding sequence ATGACTGCCACTGCTACCGAACACGTAGCCGCAACGTCCGGTGCATCCGGCCGTATTGCGCGCGTAATCGGCCCGGTTGTCGACGTCGAATTTCCGGCTGACGCAATCCCGTCCATTTACAACGCTCTGACAACCGAGATCACCCTCAACGGTGTCACCAAGACCATCACGTTCGAGACCTCCCAGCACCTGGGTGACAACCTCGTTCGCGCCATCTCCCTCCAGGCCACCGACGGACTCGTCCGCGGCACGTCCGTGGTGGACACTGGTGCCCCCATCTCCGTTCCCGTCGGTGACGGCGTCAAGGGCCACATCTTCAACGTCCTGGGACAGCCCCTGGACGTTGCCGAGTCAGAGTTGGAAATCACCGAGCGCTGGCCCATCCACCGCAAGGCTCCCAGCTTCGCTTCGCTCGAAGGTTCCACCGAGATGCTGGAGACCGGCATCAAGGTCATCGACCTCCTCACCCCGTACATCAAGGGTGGAAAGATCGGCCTCTTCGGCGGCGCCGGCGTGGGCAAGACCGTGCTCATCCAGGAAATGATCACCCGTGTTGCGCGCAACTTCGGTGGTACGTCGGTATTCGCCGGTGTTGGCGAGCGTACCCGTGAGGGCAATGACCTCTGGGTTGAAATGGAAGAGGCAGGCGTCCTCAAGGACACCGCCCTTGTGTTCGGCCAGATGGATGAGCCGCCGGGAACGCGCCTGCGCGTGGCCCTGTCCGCGCTGACCATGGCGGAGTACTTCCGCGATGTGCAGAACCAGGACGTGCTGCTCTTCATCGACAACATCTTCCGCTTCACCCAGGCAGGTTCCGAGGTTTCCACCCTCCTCGGCCGCATGCCTTCGGCCGTGGGTTACCAGCCCAACCTTGCGGATGAGATGGGCCTCCTGCAGGAGCGCATCACCTCCACCAAGGGCCACTCGATCACCTCGATGCAGGCCATCTACGTTCCCGCGGATGACTACACCGACCCGGCACCGGCCACCACCTTCGCGCACCTCGATGCGACCACGGAACTCTCCCGTGAAATCGCCTCCCGTGGTCTGTACCCGGCCGTGGACCCGCTGACGTCCACCTCCCGAATCCTGGACCCCCAGTACATCGGCAAGGACCACTACAACACGGCCGTCCGTGTTAAGCAGATCCTGCAGAAGAACAAGGAACTCCAGGACATCATCGCCATCCTCGGTGTCGATGAGCTCTCCGAGGAAGACAAGATTGTCGTGTCGCGTGCACGCCGTATCCAGCAGTTCCTCTCGCAGAACACCTACACCGCCAAGCAGTTCACCGGTGTTGAAGGCTCCACGGTCTCCATCAAGGACACCGTTGAAGGCTTCGCGGCGATCTGCGACGGCGAACTCGACCACATCGCGGAGCAGGCGTTCTTCAACGTCGGTGGCCTTGATGACGTCGAGCGCCAGTGGGCCAAGATCCAGGAACAGACCAAGTAA
- the atpE gene encoding ATP synthase F0 subunit C codes for MEGSINGSLNLIGYGLSAIGGGIGVGLVFAAYINGVARQPEAQRVLQPIAFLGLALTEALAILGLVFAFVLK; via the coding sequence ATGGAAGGCTCCATCAACGGCTCCCTCAACCTCATCGGCTATGGCCTCTCGGCTATCGGCGGTGGTATCGGTGTGGGTCTCGTGTTCGCTGCCTACATCAACGGCGTCGCACGCCAGCCGGAAGCCCAGCGCGTCCTGCAGCCGATCGCATTCCTTGGCCTGGCGCTGACCGAAGCACTCGCCATCCTGGGCCTGGTCTTCGCTTTCGTTCTCAAGTAA
- a CDS encoding DUF2550 domain-containing protein has protein sequence MDAPGITFIALAVVFGLLIFALCLSGVRRFNLRRALGTVDASICVAGNSWQMGVCRYQDNDLEWFKLISLSVRPKYTFKRSSLELLGRRKPTEAEAVKVQPDVVIVELRYEGQDLHLAMKFDAYTGLSSWLEAGPVIGVGTWR, from the coding sequence ATGGACGCACCGGGTATTACGTTCATCGCACTGGCAGTCGTGTTCGGATTGCTTATTTTTGCACTGTGCCTTTCGGGGGTGCGCCGCTTCAACCTGCGGCGTGCCCTCGGCACGGTGGACGCCTCCATTTGCGTAGCTGGAAACAGTTGGCAGATGGGGGTTTGTCGTTATCAGGACAACGACCTTGAATGGTTCAAGCTCATCTCGTTGAGTGTCCGCCCCAAGTACACGTTCAAACGCAGCTCCCTTGAGCTGCTCGGCCGCCGGAAGCCTACTGAAGCGGAGGCGGTGAAGGTACAGCCGGACGTGGTGATCGTCGAACTTCGCTACGAGGGGCAGGACCTGCACCTGGCCATGAAGTTCGACGCCTATACCGGACTGTCATCCTGGCTGGAAGCAGGTCCTGTCATTGGCGTGGGGACCTGGCGCTAG
- the atpA gene encoding F0F1 ATP synthase subunit alpha: MAELTINADDVRNALNEFAASYEPGNAERVEVGRVTTASDGIARVEGLPSVMANELLRFEDGTLGLAQNLDVREIGVIILGDFTGIEEGQEVHRTGQVLSVPVGDAFLGRVVDPLGVPIDDLGEIKAETTRALELQAPGVTQRKSVHEPMQTGLKAIDAMIPIGRGQRQLIIGDRQTGKSAIAIDTIINQKANWASGDVTKQVRCIYVAIGQKASTIAAIRQTLEDNGALEYTTIVASPASDPAGFKYLAPYAGSAIGQHWMYGGKHVLIVFDDLSKQAEAYRAVSLLLRRPPGREAYPGDVFYLHSRLLERCAKLSDELGAGSMTGLPLIETKANDVSAYIPTNVISITDGQIFLQSDLFNANQRPAVDVGVSVSRVGGAAQVKSMKKVSGTLKLDLAQYRDMQAFAMFASDLDAASRQQLTRGARLMELLKQGQYSPFPVEDQVVSIWAGTNGYLDDVPVEDISRFESEFLEHLRHKSSILTTLAQTNVLDDDTVAALKSSIVDFKKGFFGEGDNLLVGAGHEEHAPIDEAQVDQEKIVRQKR; the protein is encoded by the coding sequence ATGGCCGAATTGACCATCAACGCCGACGACGTCCGTAATGCGCTGAACGAGTTCGCGGCGTCCTACGAACCCGGGAACGCAGAGCGCGTAGAGGTCGGCCGCGTAACCACCGCTAGTGACGGCATCGCCCGTGTTGAGGGTCTTCCCTCGGTCATGGCGAACGAGCTGCTGCGCTTTGAGGACGGCACCCTGGGCCTGGCCCAGAACCTTGACGTCCGCGAAATCGGCGTCATCATCCTCGGCGACTTCACCGGCATCGAAGAAGGCCAGGAAGTCCACCGGACCGGACAGGTTCTGTCCGTGCCCGTGGGCGATGCCTTCCTTGGCCGCGTTGTCGACCCGCTGGGCGTGCCCATCGACGACCTCGGCGAGATCAAGGCCGAGACCACCCGCGCACTGGAGCTTCAGGCCCCGGGCGTAACCCAGCGCAAGTCGGTCCACGAGCCGATGCAGACCGGCCTCAAGGCCATTGACGCGATGATCCCGATCGGCCGCGGCCAGCGCCAGCTGATCATTGGCGACCGCCAGACCGGCAAGTCCGCCATTGCGATCGACACCATCATCAACCAGAAGGCCAACTGGGCCTCCGGTGACGTGACCAAGCAGGTCCGCTGCATCTACGTTGCCATCGGCCAGAAGGCGTCCACCATCGCCGCCATCCGCCAGACCCTCGAGGACAACGGCGCACTGGAGTACACCACCATCGTGGCATCTCCCGCCTCTGACCCCGCTGGCTTCAAGTACCTGGCACCGTACGCCGGCTCGGCCATCGGCCAGCACTGGATGTACGGCGGCAAGCACGTCCTCATCGTGTTCGATGACCTGTCCAAGCAGGCCGAAGCCTACCGCGCCGTGTCGCTGCTGCTGCGCCGCCCGCCGGGACGCGAGGCTTACCCGGGCGACGTCTTCTACCTGCACTCCCGCCTGCTGGAGCGTTGTGCCAAGCTCTCCGACGAGCTCGGCGCCGGCTCCATGACCGGACTGCCGCTGATCGAGACCAAGGCGAACGACGTGTCCGCCTACATCCCGACCAACGTCATCTCCATCACGGACGGCCAGATCTTCCTGCAGTCCGACCTCTTCAACGCCAACCAGCGCCCCGCTGTTGACGTGGGTGTTTCGGTGTCCCGCGTTGGCGGTGCCGCTCAGGTGAAGTCCATGAAGAAGGTCTCCGGTACCTTGAAGCTGGACCTGGCCCAGTACCGAGACATGCAGGCGTTCGCGATGTTCGCATCCGACCTGGATGCAGCGTCCCGCCAGCAGCTGACCCGTGGTGCCCGCCTGATGGAATTGCTCAAGCAGGGCCAGTACTCGCCGTTCCCGGTCGAGGACCAGGTCGTCTCCATCTGGGCCGGTACCAACGGCTACCTGGACGACGTTCCGGTCGAGGACATCAGCCGCTTCGAGTCTGAGTTCCTTGAGCACCTGCGCCACAAGTCCTCGATCCTCACCACGCTGGCCCAGACCAACGTGCTGGACGATGACACCGTTGCAGCCTTGAAGTCCTCGATTGTGGACTTCAAGAAGGGCTTCTTCGGCGAGGGCGACAACCTGCTGGTCGGTGCCGGGCATGAAGAGCATGCCCCCATCGACGAGGCCCAGGTTGACCAGGAAAAAATCGTCAGGCAGAAGCGCTAG
- a CDS encoding F0F1 ATP synthase subunit gamma, which translates to MGAQIRVYRQKISSTTSMRKIFKAMELIATSRIGKARARVAASLPYANAITRAVSAVASQSEIDHPLTTEPEQIRRAAVLVITSDRGLAGSYSASVLKQAEGLIELLHEEGKEVKTYVVGRKAQAYFDFRNREYARVWTGGTDAPEFATAREIGEALLSEFATEFEEGGVEEIHVVYTRFKSMVTQEPTVIRLLPLEVVEEQAESESDLLPLYEFEPEAERVLDALLPRYIESRIFAAMLQAAASELAARQRAMKSAGDNATDLIKKYTRLRNTARQAEITQELSEIVAGADALAS; encoded by the coding sequence ATGGGAGCCCAGATCCGGGTCTACCGCCAGAAGATCAGCTCGACCACGTCGATGCGCAAGATCTTCAAGGCGATGGAACTGATCGCTACCTCGCGCATCGGCAAGGCCCGTGCACGTGTAGCAGCTTCACTGCCTTACGCGAACGCGATCACACGCGCCGTTTCTGCTGTCGCCAGCCAGAGCGAGATCGACCACCCGCTGACCACTGAGCCCGAGCAGATCCGCCGTGCCGCCGTCCTGGTAATCACCTCGGACCGCGGCCTTGCCGGCTCCTACTCGGCCAGCGTCCTCAAGCAGGCGGAAGGTCTCATCGAGCTTCTTCACGAAGAGGGCAAGGAAGTCAAGACCTACGTCGTCGGACGCAAGGCACAGGCCTACTTTGATTTCCGGAACCGCGAGTATGCGCGGGTCTGGACCGGAGGGACCGATGCGCCTGAGTTCGCCACGGCACGCGAGATCGGCGAAGCACTGCTGTCGGAATTCGCAACTGAGTTCGAAGAGGGCGGCGTGGAGGAGATCCACGTTGTTTACACCCGCTTCAAGTCCATGGTCACCCAGGAGCCGACGGTCATCCGCCTGCTGCCGCTGGAGGTCGTGGAAGAGCAGGCCGAATCTGAGTCTGACCTTCTGCCGCTGTACGAGTTCGAGCCGGAAGCGGAGCGGGTCCTTGACGCCCTCCTGCCGCGCTACATCGAATCCCGTATCTTCGCGGCCATGTTGCAGGCAGCAGCCTCCGAGCTCGCCGCGCGCCAGCGGGCGATGAAGTCCGCGGGCGACAACGCAACAGACCTGATCAAGAAGTACACGCGTCTGCGCAACACGGCCCGCCAGGCTGAAATCACGCAGGAACTCTCCGAGATTGTTGCCGGTGCCGACGCCCTCGCGTCCTAG
- a CDS encoding alpha/beta hydrolase, whose amino-acid sequence MDWLLDIRLTDGPLYGTVLVLGMGGAAYLLVPPWRAAMVPVHRVRAWAVRILTATAAAFALVGTVHWALINIFTIFPEDLPDPVLLWLVPGVAALLLCLLRLPRTSWSRRGGGILAALLVVLLSAIQINAYFGLNRTVSDLLGTALARIPALEQDLMRHTGEPDGLPLRGWKPQGELPAGGVLRKSAIPGTLSGMNTRDAYIYLPPAYFAANRPALPVLVLVAGQPGGPADWLTGGAIRGHMDSFAAAHSGVSPVVVIPDPNGSQSANTMCMDSRIAKADTYLSQDVPQWIGSTLAVDTNHSHWAIGGFSFGGTCAVQMGTRHPDIYADVLAFSSEAEPAIAKERQKTIDAAFPGNPDEFTRQTPLEIMKHQRFETHGMYLTAGQNDPEFVANLQTLAAAAQNAGFTVQAHVVEHTGHSWDTSSKRFADALQFLGDQWGLQW is encoded by the coding sequence GTGGACTGGCTTTTAGACATCCGGCTCACCGACGGTCCACTCTATGGAACCGTGCTGGTATTGGGAATGGGCGGCGCCGCCTACCTCCTGGTGCCGCCTTGGCGCGCCGCCATGGTTCCGGTCCATCGCGTCCGGGCGTGGGCGGTCCGTATCCTCACGGCCACAGCAGCCGCATTTGCCTTGGTCGGCACGGTCCACTGGGCGCTCATCAACATCTTCACCATCTTCCCCGAGGACTTGCCCGACCCCGTCCTGCTGTGGCTGGTGCCGGGTGTGGCGGCCCTGCTCCTGTGCCTGCTCCGGCTGCCCAGGACGAGTTGGAGCCGCCGCGGGGGAGGGATCCTCGCTGCGCTGCTGGTGGTGCTGCTCTCGGCGATCCAGATCAACGCCTACTTTGGCCTGAACAGGACCGTCAGTGACCTGCTGGGTACGGCCCTGGCCCGCATTCCCGCGCTGGAGCAGGACCTCATGCGCCACACCGGGGAACCCGACGGCCTGCCCCTGCGGGGCTGGAAGCCGCAGGGGGAGTTGCCTGCCGGAGGTGTCCTGCGCAAGTCCGCGATCCCTGGAACGTTGTCCGGGATGAACACCCGCGACGCCTACATTTACCTTCCGCCCGCCTACTTCGCAGCCAACCGCCCCGCCCTGCCGGTGCTGGTCCTGGTCGCGGGCCAGCCTGGCGGCCCTGCCGACTGGCTTACCGGCGGCGCCATCCGCGGCCATATGGATTCTTTCGCCGCTGCCCACAGCGGAGTGTCTCCCGTAGTGGTCATCCCCGATCCCAACGGCTCGCAGTCCGCCAACACCATGTGCATGGACAGCCGGATCGCCAAAGCGGACACGTACCTTTCCCAGGACGTTCCACAATGGATCGGTTCCACCCTGGCGGTGGACACCAACCACAGCCACTGGGCCATCGGAGGTTTCTCTTTCGGCGGCACGTGTGCGGTGCAGATGGGGACCAGGCATCCCGACATCTACGCCGACGTGCTGGCTTTCTCCAGCGAAGCGGAACCGGCAATTGCCAAGGAACGGCAGAAGACAATCGACGCGGCGTTCCCGGGGAACCCCGACGAATTCACCCGTCAGACTCCACTGGAGATTATGAAACACCAACGGTTCGAGACCCACGGCATGTACCTCACCGCAGGGCAAAACGATCCGGAGTTCGTGGCCAACCTCCAGACGCTTGCCGCGGCAGCGCAGAATGCCGGCTTTACGGTGCAGGCACACGTCGTGGAACACACCGGCCATTCCTGGGACACCTCATCCAAGCGGTTTGCCGACGCGCTGCAGTTCCTTGGCGATCAGTGGGGGTTGCAGTGGTGA
- a CDS encoding F0F1 ATP synthase subunit epsilon: MAELEVEIVAADHFVWSGAAKMVKARTSDGEIGILPGHSPLLAILAEGELAIQPVSGDRIAVDVDGGFFSVDNNRVVIVADNAQLGGSATAGIR, from the coding sequence ATGGCTGAGCTTGAGGTTGAGATTGTCGCAGCGGACCACTTCGTGTGGTCCGGAGCGGCCAAGATGGTCAAGGCCCGCACCAGCGATGGTGAAATCGGAATCCTGCCCGGCCACTCGCCCCTGCTGGCGATCCTGGCCGAGGGTGAACTGGCAATCCAGCCGGTGTCCGGAGACCGTATTGCGGTGGACGTCGACGGCGGGTTCTTCTCCGTCGACAACAACCGCGTGGTGATCGTTGCTGACAACGCCCAGTTGGGCGGCTCGGCTACCGCTGGGATCCGCTAG
- a CDS encoding F0F1 ATP synthase subunit delta, which produces MAGVSSESLATALAELEAKLPTASLQLAKELFGILGMVDSSAGLRRALTDPSRNGDEKSALVKQLVGGKVSADAADIAGGLASLRWANARDIGDALETLAATVVISVAENKSAVSASGITGLEELENDLFSFNQAVASSHEVQRALSEPQASSAAKVALAEKLVPGASEEAKVLIAQAVTQPRGIKPTRLVQRFAELAAKRQQRWIATVSVTRPLTQTQLARLQAGLNAMYGRELKVNLNVDPALIGGIRVQVGDEVLDASVLTKLGELQRQLAG; this is translated from the coding sequence ATGGCAGGCGTATCGAGCGAATCGCTGGCAACAGCGCTGGCAGAGTTGGAAGCAAAGCTTCCGACTGCGTCGCTGCAGCTGGCAAAGGAACTCTTCGGAATTCTGGGAATGGTGGACAGCTCGGCTGGCTTGCGCCGCGCCCTGACTGACCCGTCCCGCAACGGTGACGAAAAGTCGGCGCTGGTCAAGCAGCTGGTTGGCGGAAAAGTCTCCGCTGATGCTGCAGACATCGCAGGCGGACTGGCCAGCCTACGCTGGGCCAACGCACGTGATATCGGCGATGCACTCGAGACTCTTGCCGCAACGGTGGTCATTTCCGTTGCTGAAAACAAGTCGGCCGTTTCTGCCTCCGGAATCACTGGCCTGGAAGAGCTGGAGAACGACCTGTTCTCCTTCAACCAGGCTGTTGCCTCCAGCCACGAGGTACAACGTGCTCTGTCCGAACCACAGGCCAGCAGTGCAGCCAAGGTTGCACTCGCGGAGAAGCTTGTGCCAGGTGCCAGTGAGGAAGCGAAAGTCCTCATTGCCCAGGCTGTGACCCAGCCCCGCGGTATCAAGCCCACCCGGTTGGTGCAGCGGTTCGCTGAATTGGCAGCCAAGCGGCAGCAGCGCTGGATTGCAACGGTCAGCGTAACCCGTCCTTTGACGCAGACACAGCTTGCCCGCCTGCAGGCTGGCCTGAATGCCATGTACGGGCGGGAACTGAAGGTCAACCTCAATGTTGACCCGGCACTCATTGGCGGCATCCGCGTCCAGGTTGGTGACGAAGTGCTTGACGCTTCGGTCCTCACCAAGCTGGGTGAGCTGCAGCGCCAGCTGGCCGGCTAG
- a CDS encoding bifunctional lysylphosphatidylglycerol flippase/synthetase MprF, which translates to MWASVGRPAVQQVLRTLKSMPFTLGVVVAFLATAALTGSFLDGPPEQLLGLASVSGPGLRGGQWWSLFTSLFFATNPLAYITASLMIVLLLGLAERRLGRRAAVGLFFGGQFAAVTVFLLVTQLAGYVGDGWLDTMADDNLIGPYAPVLTAGLAASARITLLWQRRLRTVVLSISLLLVLYVGHAETVIGLIGALLGLLAGWWIQGDQGRLHRHRSTGRETRNLLALTVAVFAVGPILTGITRAPTGPLALLRDVVLSPMPTLSQLVFNCGATVDASCLETGRAGFAGPFGLALAVVPVILLLICADGMRRGRRLALNIALAIQLAVTALAAVYLALFALVPSRLQGTHATPLSSAFAHVLPLVVVPLLLAVVLWLNRRQFRVQTRPGARRVLGAVVCGTWLALASSYTVAWFWSGGLARDGGLLGLFAELARQYVPVPIPQHFRRVFPEQDSAEAMLFAYSGPVFWLVALVAVWWVLVGRHHGLNFGRQDRDRARELLHRGGGPLSWMALWEPNTYWFSPDGAGAMAFQQHGTVALTLGGAIGDRAAEQRVTEGFLDYCRSQALVPALYSCDDTMWPMLRERGFSRVAVAQETRLALNELEFKGKEWQNVRTALNRAAKLGVHAVWGSYHSLPPALRSRLNEVSEEWAATKSVPEMGFTLGGVDELDDEEVLCCLAVDGNGTVHGVTSWLPVYDGGRLVSRTLDVMRRGSEGFPGVMEFLIASAVLELRDSVDVISLSGSPLASRPDIEPETGAAAEDTAAAKGQEDAGATDEGAQNLVRILDLVGHALEPVYGFRSLAAFKSRFKPEYRALYLYYQDPLHLPAIGRALTRAYLPGLSLAQGARLVRKLVT; encoded by the coding sequence ATGTGGGCCTCCGTCGGACGCCCCGCAGTGCAGCAGGTCCTGCGCACGCTGAAGTCCATGCCGTTCACTCTCGGCGTGGTTGTTGCCTTCCTCGCCACCGCTGCCCTGACCGGAAGCTTCCTGGACGGCCCGCCGGAGCAGCTGCTGGGGCTTGCGTCCGTCAGTGGCCCTGGCCTGCGGGGCGGGCAGTGGTGGTCGCTGTTTACCAGCCTCTTCTTCGCCACCAACCCGCTTGCGTACATCACCGCATCGCTGATGATTGTCCTGCTGCTGGGACTCGCCGAACGAAGGCTGGGCCGCCGGGCCGCCGTAGGACTGTTCTTCGGCGGCCAGTTCGCGGCCGTCACCGTGTTCCTCCTGGTGACCCAGTTGGCGGGATATGTGGGTGACGGCTGGTTGGACACCATGGCCGACGACAACCTGATTGGACCCTACGCCCCGGTGCTGACGGCCGGGCTGGCCGCCAGCGCACGGATCACCCTCCTGTGGCAGCGCCGGCTCCGTACGGTGGTGTTGTCCATCTCGCTGCTCCTGGTTCTCTATGTGGGGCATGCAGAGACCGTCATCGGCCTTATCGGCGCGCTCCTTGGCCTGTTGGCCGGTTGGTGGATCCAGGGGGACCAGGGGCGCCTCCACCGTCACCGGTCCACGGGGCGCGAGACCAGGAACCTGCTGGCCCTCACTGTTGCCGTCTTTGCCGTGGGGCCTATACTGACCGGCATCACGCGGGCGCCCACGGGTCCGCTGGCCCTGCTGCGCGACGTCGTGCTCAGCCCGATGCCCACCCTCAGCCAGCTTGTGTTCAACTGCGGCGCCACGGTGGACGCGTCCTGCCTGGAGACCGGAAGGGCAGGATTTGCCGGGCCGTTCGGTTTGGCCCTGGCGGTGGTGCCGGTCATCCTGCTGCTGATCTGCGCGGACGGCATGCGGCGCGGCCGCCGGCTGGCCCTTAACATCGCCCTGGCCATCCAGTTGGCTGTTACCGCGCTGGCCGCCGTCTACCTTGCCTTGTTCGCCCTTGTCCCGTCCCGCCTGCAGGGCACGCATGCCACGCCGCTGTCCTCGGCCTTCGCGCACGTGCTTCCGCTCGTGGTTGTCCCGCTGCTGCTGGCGGTCGTCCTGTGGCTGAACCGGCGGCAGTTCCGCGTGCAGACGCGGCCAGGCGCCCGGCGCGTGCTCGGTGCGGTGGTCTGCGGAACCTGGCTTGCCCTGGCCAGCTCCTACACGGTGGCCTGGTTCTGGTCCGGGGGACTGGCCCGCGACGGCGGTCTGCTGGGTCTCTTCGCCGAGCTGGCCCGGCAGTACGTTCCGGTGCCCATTCCACAACATTTCCGCCGGGTCTTTCCTGAGCAGGACAGCGCTGAGGCCATGCTGTTCGCCTATTCGGGTCCGGTGTTCTGGCTTGTAGCCCTGGTGGCCGTGTGGTGGGTGCTGGTGGGCCGGCACCACGGCCTCAACTTCGGGCGGCAGGACCGGGACCGCGCCCGGGAGTTGCTCCACCGGGGCGGCGGGCCCTTGTCCTGGATGGCACTCTGGGAGCCCAACACCTACTGGTTCAGCCCGGACGGTGCCGGTGCCATGGCGTTCCAGCAGCATGGGACGGTGGCGCTGACCCTGGGCGGCGCGATCGGTGACCGGGCGGCTGAGCAGCGGGTGACCGAGGGGTTCCTGGATTACTGCCGCAGCCAGGCCCTGGTCCCCGCGCTGTATTCCTGCGACGACACCATGTGGCCGATGCTCAGGGAACGCGGTTTTTCCCGCGTGGCCGTTGCCCAGGAGACCCGGCTGGCGCTGAACGAGCTCGAGTTCAAGGGCAAGGAATGGCAGAACGTCCGGACAGCCCTGAACCGCGCCGCCAAGCTGGGGGTCCACGCGGTCTGGGGCTCCTACCACTCGCTGCCGCCAGCGCTGCGGTCGCGGTTGAACGAAGTGTCCGAGGAGTGGGCGGCCACCAAGTCGGTGCCGGAAATGGGCTTCACGCTTGGGGGAGTGGACGAACTTGATGACGAGGAAGTCCTCTGCTGCTTGGCTGTGGACGGTAACGGCACGGTCCACGGCGTGACAAGCTGGTTGCCCGTGTACGACGGCGGGCGGCTGGTCAGCCGGACATTGGACGTCATGCGCCGGGGCAGCGAGGGATTCCCTGGGGTAATGGAATTCCTGATCGCCTCGGCTGTCCTTGAGCTGCGGGATTCCGTGGACGTTATTTCCCTGTCCGGCTCGCCGCTGGCCAGCCGTCCGGACATCGAGCCCGAGACTGGAGCCGCTGCAGAGGATACGGCCGCGGCTAAGGGCCAGGAGGACGCGGGTGCCACCGACGAGGGAGCGCAGAACCTGGTCAGGATCCTGGATCTGGTAGGCCACGCGCTGGAGCCTGTCTACGGCTTCCGTTCCCTGGCGGCCTTCAAGTCCCGGTTCAAGCCGGAGTACCGGGCGCTCTACCTGTATTACCAGGACCCGCTGCACCTGCCCGCCATCGGCCGGGCGCTGACCCGGGCCTACCTCCCCGGCCTATCCCTGGCGCAGGGCGCCCGGCTGGTCCGTAAATTGGTCACCTGA
- a CDS encoding F0F1 ATP synthase subunit B, protein MHQLIISAAAEGDVNPLVPNAWEMLVVFVGFAILFFIVVKYVVPMFEKTFAERAEAIEGGIAKAEKAQAEASAALEEYKQQLTDARTEANRIREEARAEGAQILADLKEKAAAESARITAQAHAQIESERQAAVVSLRSEVGTLATTLAGRIVGESLDDDARAARVVDRFLADLESQNAGAAK, encoded by the coding sequence ATGCATCAGCTGATCATCTCAGCCGCCGCTGAAGGCGACGTCAACCCCCTTGTTCCCAATGCCTGGGAAATGCTGGTTGTCTTCGTGGGCTTTGCCATCCTCTTCTTCATCGTGGTCAAGTATGTTGTCCCGATGTTCGAGAAGACCTTTGCAGAGCGTGCCGAGGCCATTGAAGGCGGCATCGCCAAGGCTGAAAAGGCCCAGGCTGAGGCGTCTGCTGCACTCGAAGAGTACAAGCAGCAGCTGACCGACGCCCGCACCGAAGCCAACCGCATCCGTGAGGAAGCCCGCGCCGAAGGTGCCCAGATCCTCGCGGATCTCAAGGAGAAGGCGGCAGCAGAGTCTGCCCGCATCACGGCACAGGCTCACGCGCAGATCGAATCCGAGCGCCAGGCGGCCGTTGTGTCCCTGCGCTCTGAGGTTGGCACCCTGGCCACCACCCTTGCCGGCCGCATCGTGGGCGAGTCCCTCGACGACGACGCACGCGCAGCGCGGGTAGTGGACCGCTTCCTGGCAGATCTGGAGTCCCAGAACGCAGGTGCAGCAAAGTAA